From the Microcoleus sp. FACHB-672 genome, the window TGAGCAGGCGATCAAAAACTTGCGATACGCCATCAATCAAAATCCTGATTTATACAGCAAACTCGCTAAAAAAGACGCAAAATTTAATGCGATTCGCACAGATAATCGGTTTTTGACGTTAATTGCAGGTAACGAGGGTAATGATTGATAGGGGCATGGGGCATGGGGCATTGGGCATTGGGCATGGGAAATTTTCACCCCCTCGCCCCTCCCTAGTCCCTAGTCCCTAGCTACTCCCAATTCTCATATACTGAGAATTAGAAGCTATTCCGTGTACCGCTGTCCTTATGAGTCCCTATCAAGCCTTTCACGCGCTACGCATCCCTAGCGGTCATAATGACGTAATGGCGAGTTATAACAAAAATTTGGAATGCCGGCCCGATGGCTACTGGGCTTTGTATCAGCGCGGGAATGCCCTGCGGCAGACTGGTCTTTATGAGGACGCCCTTGATAGTTACGAAGAAGCCTTAGCCTGCCGGTCGGATGACTACCGCGCGTGGCATCAACGTGGAAACGCACTGGCAGAATTAGGCCGGTATGACGATGCCATTGGCAGCTATGACAAAGCGTTGGCCCTCAAACCGGCACACTACTGGAGTTGGTATCAGCGGGGTCATGCGTTGCGTAATGCAGGCCGGTATTACGACGCCGTTGCCAGCTTCAACAAAGCTTTGGAAATTCGACCAGATGACTACTGGACTTTGTATCATCGGGCAAGCATTTTTCTGTATAACCTGAACCGCTCTCAGGAAGCGCTTGCCGGCTACGATCAAGCTTTGGAACTGCGGCCAAACGACTACTGGAGTTGGTACAGGCGGAGTATTGCTCTATTTGGCCTAAGTCACTATCAAGATGCCATTGCCAGCTATGATCAAGCCTTGGAACTGAGGCCGCGCGACTATTGGGCCACTTACCGGCAGGGCGACGCCTTACTGGGGTTAGGCAGATATGAAGATGCCATTGCCGGCTATGATCGCGCCGTCGAAATTCAACCCGACTACCCAGACGCCTGGGTTTATCGGGGTCTAGCGTTGCAGCTTTCAGGCAGAACTTGCGATGCCATTGCCAGCTACGATCAAGCGCTGGAACTCGATTCTTATGTCTCCGATGCCTGGTATGGCAAGGCTTGCTGTTATGCCTCGCAGGGTGATGTGCGGCAAACAATCGAACACCTGCAAAAAGTGTTTGAGCTTAGTCAGGATGAGTACCGACAGCAAGCCACCGCTGAGCCGGCTTTTGATGCGATTCGCGAGTCGGAGGAGTTTCAGGCATTGCTACAAAATTAATTCTTTAGATAAGTCTGTTGGGTAGAGCAAAGCGAAATTTAATACCGGCAAGCATCTTAGACGTTGGGTTGAGAACCGTCCGTTTCATTGCGCCCAACCTACATCTGTCCCACTCTCCCACTCAGCACTCCCCATTAACACCCCCTGCAAAAGCGTTTGCCGGCAAAGTATTAAATAAACTTTTTGTTTAAGGCGATTTTATAAGTTAATCGACTCAATGTTTTTCAATAACAAGTCTCAATTAGATTTTTTACTTCTTGTAAAATGTTGATTAAAAAAACAACATAATGAGCCAATTTGCGCTATAATAAAAGAGGTTGTAAAACCTTACAAAATGCGGAAATTAGAAGCCCATATAAATCAGTAAATTCACTCGTTTGAGTGAGGGGTATTTACCCATAAAATATAGAGAGTTCCGAGCGAAGACTCAAACAAAGCTCGCTCTCCACAAACTGGAAAGCTAAGTTGTTTTACCAACTTATTTAAACAGATATTCGGTTGATTAAATTCGAGTGAGTATCACAGCAGAAATGCAGAGTCAACGCAGGCATGAGTTATGGATAATAAGCGCTTAATAGATATCATCGAACCCCGCACCCTTAATATCACCCTGTCTGATATTGCTCAGGGGGTGAGGAGACCGATTGAGCAACTTTATTTTCCCCGGCCCAAACCGGAAGATGAAACACCCGAAGATGCCTGGAAATGGGCGGCGCTGTTCCTAATTGTCGTGTCAGGTGAAGGAGGCCGGTTTGGCAGTTATCGTTCCTTGCCATGCTGGTTGGAAGCAGTCAAGGAATTGCTTGCTAATTGTGATAATTGGCGAGTTTTAGAAGAGCTGATTTTGCTCGTAGAAAGTGACTTGGAAACCTACCGCTATTCAGAAATACAGCGAGAGCGGTTGCGGGATTTCTTGGATGAGCAAAAGTATAGGCTGAAAGACTTAAGAGAGCAAAATGCCGGATTAGATAATGCTTGGGAGTGGGCGAAAGGTTGGGTGCCGGTGATCAAGTCTTGTCTGAACGAGGAATCACTAAATATTGCCTTGCAACTCTACAAATCCCAGAAAGCTCAATTTGAAGAGTATCCAGAAGTGCTGGACTGGGTGTTAGAAGTCGGGCGAGAACAGCGGGCGTCTTTGCGGACTTTGTAAGCGTTCTAGTGAGATTTCAGAAGTAAATTGCGAGGCGATAAAAATCTAGGCGAGTAGCAAGCCGATTATAAAATTAGTAAAATTTAAAGTCCGCAGTCGCGGACTTTCTTTTTATAGCCGGGCTTTCAATTCAAAAATTTTATTTATGTAAAATTCTCTATTCGCTAAAATAGTGCCGGCATCAGCATCGTTTCTCAGGCAATTCTGTTGATAATAAAGTCAATTAATTGTGTTTTTAAAGCCTCACGCCCTCAGCTTCGTATTTAAAAGTAAAAGGCACAGCAGTTTTTAAGTCATTCATCTGAATGCATAAATAAAACAATAAGTCAAGGTATCAGATTCCTCCAACCGGCCCACTTAACAGATATGCAGTGAGGCAGTAATTACCAGAGTGGGTAGCGAGGGCAGCTTTTTTCTGCTAAATTTGCATCGTTAAGTCGCTGCCACGATTAATCTAGAAGTAGAAAACCTTCTATTTCAGTGGGAAAATCCCAGCAAACCTAAAAAATTGCTAACAACTTACTAGAATGAAAAGCCGCATCCTTCGGGTTTATGCCGATACATCTGTGTTTTGCGGCATCTGCGACGAGGAATTTGAACAAGCGAGTCGAGCCTTTTTCCGTCAAGTTCAGAGTGGGCGCTTCCGCCTCGTCACCTCCGTAGTTGTGCAAAATGAAATAGAGTCGGCACCGGCAGAGGTTCAGGAACTCTTTGAAAAAATTCTTGGGATCGCAGGAATTGTCAACCTGACTGAAAGCGTTCTGCTACTCCAGCAAGCTTACCTAGATGCAGCAATTGTTACCCCAACCCTAGCCATTGATGCCCTTCATGTTGCAATGGCAACCGTTTCCGAGTGTTCTGCCCTTGTGAGTTGGGACTTTAAGCACATCACCCATTTTAAAAAAATTCGCCTTTATAACGCGATTAATTTATTGGAAGGATACTCTCAAATTGCCATTTACTCACCTTTACAAGTCATTCCTTATGAAGACGAACAAGAAATTTGATTGTGTGGAAATGAAACGCCAAGGCACCGAGCGTATTCTAGATAAAATTAAAGACATGAACCCAGAAGAGCAGCTAGCTTACTGGCAGGAACACACAGAAGCTTTGCGGAAGCGCCAGCAAACTAAACGCCGGGATAACTTAAAAGCCGGTTTGATAGCGGTTGATTCCCCCGCCGTTAGCTTTCCAACCCGAACCAAAACATTCGACTGCGTGCGGATGAAAAGAGCAGGAAATCAAAAAATATTTGAAATAATAAAAGATATGACCCTAGAGGAAGAACTCGCCTACTGGCAAGACGCCACGGAAAAACTGCGCCGGCAGCAACAAGCTGTTCGCCGGCACAACCTGGTTTCAGGCAACTCAATCTAGCAATGGAAAACTTACGCTCTCTTGAAGAAGCCCTTATGCAATACGATCAGCAGCTCACCACTCACCCAGACAACTACAAAGCTTGGAACAACCGAGGCGTTGCCCTAGAAAAATTGGGTCGCTATGAAGATGCGATCGCCAGCTACGACAAAGCCTTAGCCCTTCAACCCGATCTCCCGGAAACTTGGAACAATCGAGGTATTGCACTCGCTGAACTCAACCGTCATCAAGACGCACTGAGATGCTACGACCAAGCTTTAACCCTGCAACCGAATCTATCTCAAGCTTGGAACAATCGCGGCATTTCCCTGCGGAAACTTGGTCGCTACCAAGCAGCCGTTGCTAGTCATGATAAAGCCATCGCGATTCAACCCAACGACTGGCAAGCTTGGAACAATCGCGGCATCGCCTTATATGAATCAGGTCGTTACCGAGACGCACTGATCAGCTACGACAAATCTTTAGTCATTAAACCCAACAATTGCGAAACTTGGACAAACCGAGGCAATGCCTTGGGGAAACTTGGCCGCTATGAAAATGCCATCGACAGCTACGGCGAAGCTTTAACAATCCAACCGGATCAAGCGCTAATTTGGTATAACAAAGCTTGCTGTTACGCACTACAGCGTCAAGTAGATCTAGCTATTGAAAACCTACAAACTGCTATTAATTTAAATTCTGAACGATATATAGAAATGGCGAAGACAGATTCGGATTTTGATAAAATTCGCCGAGATGTAAGGTTTCGAGTTTTACTTCGAGGGCCAGTCAGTTAAATGTTTAATGCCGGCAGCAACGACAGATAAAAAAGAAAGTAAAACTTACAACTTTATGAAGCCTGAGCCTACAACTTAGTCTCTTTCAGTTTTAATTAACTCCTCACACTTCAGAGCCGGCAGCAGGAAGAACAGTAACAATCGGGGATGACATTTCGTCTAATTTTGACAGATCACTTCCTCCCAACTGTACAGCTCAATCTACAGTTGCTTATAAGATACGGATATCTGCTGTTTTGAATGGTAAATCATAATGCTTATGTCTTCTGATGCCGCTAGCATGAAAAGCCTCGAAAAGAGCGACCCTAAATTTTTAGAACTGAACACTCGTCTGACAGAGATCGACGACATCGAATCAGCAGCAGCACTGCTGCACTGGGATCAAGCCACTTATATGCCTGCCGGCGGCGCACCGGCACGAGGTCGCCAACTCGCTACCCTAAGACAAATCGCCCACGAAAAATTTACCGATCCCGTTATTGGGCAACTGCTAGAAGATTTAAAACCCTACGAAGACAGCCTCTCCTACGACTCCAACGAAGCCAGTCTCATCCGGATCGCCCGCCTCAGCTACAACCGATCTGTTTGCGTACCGGCATCCTTCATGGCAGAACTTTCTCAACACCGATCGGCATCCTACGAAGCTTGGGCGAAAGCCAGACCGGCCAACGACTTTACCATTGTTCAGCCTTACCTAGAAAAGACCTTGGATTTAAGCCGCGAATTGGCCGGCTTTTTTCCTGGATACGAGCATATCGCCGACCCACTAATTGACTTTTCAGATGCCGACATGAAAGCATCTACCCTGAGACAGATATTTAGCCGGCTGCGCCAAGAACTCGTGCCAATCGTCGAGCAGATCACCTCCCAACCGGCAGCCGATGATGCCTTCCTGCACCAGCATTTTCCCGAAACCAAGCAACTAGAATTTAGCCGCCGGATCATTGAGCGCATCGGCTACGACTTCAAACGAGGCCGGCAAGACAAAACTCTGCATCCCTTCATGACCCGATTTTCCACCGGCGATGTTCGTATCACCACCCGCGTCTACGAAAACGATCTGGGACAAGGACTATTCAGCAGCATCCACGAAGCCGGTCACGCCATGTATGAACAAGGCATCTCCCGTGAATTTGAAGGCACCCCCCTAGCCAGTGGCGTCTCCTCCGGCGTCCACGAAAGCCAATCTCGCCTGTGGGAAAACCTCGTCGGGCGCAGCCGGGGTTTTTGGGAATGCTTCTATCCCCAACTGCAAGGCGTCTTCCTCAGAGAACTTGGCAATATTTCCATTCACAAATTCTACCGGGCAATTAACAAAGTCGCCCGCTCTCTGATCCGCACCGACGCTGACGAAGTCACCTATAACCTGCACGTCACAATTCGCTTCGATCTAGAATTAGCCATGCTCGAAGGTTCCCTGTCGGTGCGCGACCTCCCCGAAGCCTGGAACGAGCGTTACCGCAGCGATCTCGGCCTCGTCCCTGCCACAGACAGCGAAGGCGTCATGCAAGACGTACATTGGTATAGTGGCGTGATTGGCGGGATGTTTCAAGGCTACACCCTCGGCAACCTGATGAGCGCCCAGTTTTATGAAACAGCCCTCAATATCAATCCAGAAATTCCCGTTGATATTGAGCGAGGCAATTTCACCAGCCTGCATCAGTGGCTTCAAGAAAACATCTATCAGCATGGACGCAAGTACACTGCAGATGAATTGCTAGAACGCGTCACCGGCAGTCCTTTAAGCGTCGAACCCTTCATCCGCTACATTCGGGGCAAATACAGCGAATTGTACCCGATGTAACGGCTGCCAGATTTTAACGCTTTTTATACTCCAGAGGGAGTTTCACTCAGGGCAGCATTTTGTAACTTAGTGGTTGTAAAAGCTATTAATTTCTACAAGCGAGGCTTCATGTCTGATTTGTTACAAATTGTTATCGAAAGTAGTGAAAAAAGCGATCTCCGGCAATTTATCAGTGATATCCGACAACAAGAAAAACGATATTTACTGAGAAATGACATCTTGACGGCCTTCGCAAACTTCTGCATCAATTACCAAAAACCCGAAGAGTTTGCTCATTCTTCCCATTTAGGTAAATTTATTTCCGAAACTCAAGAAATTATCATTGAGGAGGGCAGTATCTGTCTGATCGTGCGCCCCAAAATTGCCTCGCAAGAAATTTACCGGCTCACGGAAGACTTGAAAATTGATCGCCTGACTGCCCAAGAGTTACTGGATGTTCGCGATCTCTTCGTCAACCACTTTCACCCCAATGAGGGAGATGTATTTGAGATTGATTTCGGGCCGTTTTACGATTACTCCCCTACAATTCGCGACCCGAAAAACATTGGTAAAGGAGTGCAATTCCTTAACCGATATTTATCCAGCAAACTCTTTCAAGACCCCAAACAATGGCTGGCGGCGCTGTACGATTTTTTGAGCGTGCACCGCTACAATGGCATTCAACTACTGATTAACGAACGCATTAAAAACCAGCAGCAGCTTTCTGATCGGATCAAGCAAGCGATCAAATTTGTCGGTGCTCGTCCAACGGATGAACCCTACGAGAACTTCCGCTTGGATCTGCAAGTCATGGGTTTTGAACCCGGATGGGGTAACACTGCCGGCAGAGTGCGCGAAACGTTGGAAATACTCGATGAACTGATAGACTCGCCTGACGATGCCGTTCTCGAAGCTTTCATCTCCCGCATTCCGATGATCTTCCGCATCGTTTTGGTGTCTGTGCATGGATGGTTTGGCCAAGAAGGAGTTCTAGGCCGGCCTGACACCGGCGGCCAAGTCGTCTACGTCCTCGACCAAGCCAAAAGCTTAGAAACGCAACTACAAGAGGAACTTTCCCTCGCCGGTTTAGATGCTTTGGGTGTGGAACCCAAAGTGATTATTCTCAGCCGGTTGATTCCCAACAGTGATGGCACCCGCTGCAACCAACGCTTGGAAAAAGTTCACGGAACCGATAACGCTTGGATTTTGCGCGTTCCCTTCCGCGACTTTAATTCCAACATCACCCAGCACTGGATTTCCCGGTTTGAGATTTGGCCTTATCTAGAAACCTACGCTATTGATGCCGAAAAAGAACTGCTGGCAGAATTTCAAGGCCGGCCTGACTTCATCATCGGCAACTACTCTGATGGCAACTTAGTCGCCTTCTTACTAGCACGTCGCCTCAAGGTTACTCAGTGCATTGTTGCCCACGCCCTAGAAAAATCGAAATATTTGTTCAGTAACCTTTACTGGCAAGAATCAGAAAATTCCTATCACTTCTCGTTGCAGTTCACCGTCGATTTAATTGCGATGAACGCTGCTAATTTTGTTATCAGCAGCACCTATCAAGAAATTGTGGGAACGCCAGATAGCGTGGGGCAGTATGAGTCTTACAAGCGCTTCACAATGCCGGATTTATATCACGTTGTTAATGGAATTGAGTTATTCAGTCCCAAATTTAACGTCGTGCCGCCTGGAGTGAATGAGAGCGTATATTTTCCCTACAGCCGGCAAGAAGACCGGCTCAGCAGCGTCCGCGAACGTCTTGAAGACTTGCTTTTCCATCAAGAAGACCCCGCTCACATATTTGGCAGACTCGACGATCCCAGCAAGCGCCCGCTGTTTTCAATGGCACGCCTCGACCGAATTAAAAACCTCACCGGCTTGGCAGAATGCTTTGGAAAGAGTCAGGCGTTGCAAGAGAGATGCAACTTAATTTTGGTTGCCGGTAAATTACACGTTAATGAGTCAACCGATCACGAAGAACTCAGCGAAATGGAGAAGCTTTACCGGCTCATTGACGAATACAATTTGCACGGACGTATTCGCTGGTTGGGAGTGCGTTTACCCAAGAGTGACTCCGGCGAAATTTACCGCGTGATTGCCGATCATGAAGGGATTTTTGTCCAGCCGGCCTTATTTGAAGCTTTTGGGTTAACAATTTTGGAAGCCATGATCTGCGGCGTTCCTACCTTTGGTACTCAATTTGGCGGACCGTTGGAAATCATCAAAGATAAAGTCAACGGATTTTACATCAACCCCACAAACTTAGAAGAAACCGCTGAAAGAATCTTGGACTTTATTGCCAAATGTGACCAAAATCCCAACTACTGGCACCAAATCTCCAAAGCCGGTATCGAGCGGGTTTACAGCACCTATACTTGGAAAATCCACACTACGCGGCTGCTATCTTTAGGCAAAATTTACGGTTTCTGGAACCACACTTCCAAAGAAAACCGCGAGGATATGCTGCGCTATATCGAGTCGCTGTTTTATCTACTCTATAAACCACGCGCCAAACAACTTCTCGAACAACATCAGCAACGCTAAGAGAGGGGCATGGGGCAAGGCTGCGCCAACCTAAAGGTAGGGGCACTGGCTATTTCTTCCCGCTCTGCAACTAGCCCCTAGTCCCTAGCCTCCCAAACTGCGTGCCGCGCCATGTAATTCGGGTGCGGGAGTTTCAGACTCTTTAGCATTCAACTTGCGGTTAAATTCACGAATTCGGCGAGATAAAAGACGAATAATATTGACCGCAATTCCTGGGGTTTCCTCAATTGCATCGTAGAGTTGCTGCTGCGTTAGCATCAGACAGTCACAGGGTTCCAAAGTCGTGACAGAAGCCGAACGAGGTTCAGCATCAAACAACGACATCTCACCAAAACAAGCACCTTGGTCAAGTTGTGCCAGATCCTGCTCTGCAAGGTGAACCCGGACTCGCCCAGAAACGACAATGTAGAGGGAACGCCCCTCTTGCCCTTGAGTAAAAATCGTGTGCTGAGCTGGAAATGAAAGCTCATCCATTACAGAAGCCAACCGGACGAGAAAATCATCCCGTAGCTCTTTAAATATCGGGACTCCCCTGACAAATAATAGGCGGTCAACGCTAGTCAGCATTTAAGTTGTTCATCCTCAGGATTCCGGTTGCCTCTAGAGAAACGATTGATCGGGAACGTTGAATGATGAGGGGAAGAACAGTTTAATTCATCATTCATCCTTCATTAAGTTGCCTCAAATCCGGCTATCCCCGGATAATTGGAAGCGCGGTTCATTTCGCCGGCCTGGTCGAAATACCCCCGCCCCGATGCGGCTTCTGCTGAATTGCTAACACCTAATTCAGCCATCATCTGCTTGACTTGGGCAGCAACGAGGCGATCTGGATCGTCTTGCAGCATTGGTAGCAATTCTACCAATGCGCGTGGCGAAGCAACTCCCAGGTAGGCAAGTACCGACTCGCGCACCAAACCTCTGGGATGGCGCAGACAAGCGAGTGTCTGATCCGCCGTCAGACTCCAACGGGCGGATCTAGCCAGATGGAAACAGCAAGCCAGGGGCCAATCGGAGAGGAAGTGACGTAATTCCAGCAGCCGGCGTAAGCGATCACTAGGGTTCATGGGTTGATAAACCAGGAGTTCTGACAGGTTTTGCAGTTTTTCCCGATCCTCACGCCGGTCTAACACACTCAGCAGCGCTCGTTTAGTCGGAATATCCAAAGTATTATCTAAAATTTCCAGCCCCCGCGCCATATTCGACCGCGAACCCGATTTCAAGTTAAATGAGGCGGCCTGAATGCTCGTGTGGGGGTAAAGAAACTTCATCAGCAAAAATAACCGATCTACCGCATCCGCTTGCAGATCCCGCAGCGCCCGTCGCAACAGTTCTGCTTCCTCACCGGCAACTTGTTCTGCCGGCAGATCCACCAGTGCTGCATAAAGTTGACCGAGGAACCTCAATTCCTGGTCAATCAACGTTTCTACGCCACTACGACCCAAACGATCCAACACCCCTTCAATCCCGGCTTCTTGGGGCATTTTTAGCAGAATGCGGAGAATATTTCGCCGGGTTGTACCCCAAGCCGTCATCAAGTGAGAAGCCAGGGCGTCAAGGGCTTCCCGCGTGCCGATTTGGCCCAGCGCACTCCAAGCGTGCATCCGCACTAAATCAGGCTTGTGAGCATCTTCTGCAAGTACCACAAGCGGGTTAATAATTTCGTTGTCTAATCGAACCAAGGCACGCAGGGCAGCTTCGCGGGTGGATTTATAGTAAAGTCCACGCAGCAGAGAAGGATAATATTCCTCTAAGTGTGTGGAGGCGATCACCTCCAGCAGAGCGCAGCGCACCCGCAACGATTCATCCTGTAGGAGGTTGGGGATATAAAGTCGCAAGCCTTGCAAATAATCGGCCTCGCCCAGCGCCCGACAGCCCATTACCCGTTCCCGTTCTTGTTTATGGGTGAGCATCCGCCGCAGGGCGTTAGTGGCTTCGGCTTTTTGCTCCCGGTTGCCCCGGCGCATGATCAGGGAAGCAGCGGTTCCGCGTACCACGGGGTCTACTTGGGGTTGCAAATAAGGTCTTAAAGCTTGAATATCTGGGGCTTTCTCGGTGAGCCAGACGTAGCGCAGGCCCAAGGCTAGGACTTCTGGCGGCAGGGTATGCTCGATCAGTGCCCGAACTTGGGGGAGGTAGGCAGGACTGGGATGATTGAGCATTGTCTCCAGACTTTGGCGCTGCAAAGCCGGCGGCAGCGTTACCAGCAGTGGCGCGAGAACTTCACCAACATTGTTGGGATCGATTTGGGTGAGGAGTTCAATACAAGAGCGTTTATCGGCTTCTGTACCGGGCTTTTCTAAGGTGTCTACCACGGCACGTTTGAGGACACGCAGATCCACGTCTGTCACCCCCAGCCGGCCCCTCTCAGCACTGGAGACGAGCAAGCCGACATAGCGAGATCGCAGCATCCAAACGACGTACATCCAAGCCACGGCTAAGAGTACAATCTGCCCGACGAAAATCCATCCTTCTAATTGCACAACTGCGGCATCTGTCGCTTTGGGCAGTACAAAGCGACAGAACCAAATCGTTGCAAAAATCAACAAGCCTATGACGCCATCGGATAGCGGCTCAGCAATGCCATTGACAACGGCCTGCACGTCATCCCGATTGGCTTCTGGGATGGGTTGGAATAAGACCGGGCTAACGCCTTCAAATAGGGTGTAGTGTAAGAGTTCTTCAAAAAATTTGAGAATCACCAAACCGGAAAATAGGGGCAACAGGTTTGTAACAGAAGTGATGACGGAACCCAGTCCGATCACAGCTAAACCAGCCGGTAAGATGATAGCGGAGCCAAACACGCCCATGCGTTCAACGAGCCGGCTAGAGATAAACCACTGCATCACCAGTTCAAACATACCTAGGACGCCGTTGAAAACGCCGATGAACGCGGCGATGCCGAGACTTTTATCGCCTAAATCTTGCTGTTCTAACTCGCTGAGGAATTGAAAATCTACCAGGATATTCAGCAGTTCAGCAAGGACAAAAAAGGCGATTACGGGGACGACGTAGTGCTGGATGGGACCGCGTAGCCGTTTGTTGGTGAATTCTGCCTGTTCATCCTCTTCTTCTCTGAGGGGAGAGTCGGGAAATGCTTGCTGGTAAGTTTGACTGAGATAGTACAGGATGCCGGCTCCTAGCACCATCATCAAGCAAGCCATGAGAATGACATTATTTAGCCCGACTAAATTGAGAAAGAAGGGCAGGGAAAAACCACTCACGACATCGGCAAGCAAGATGCCGCTACTGATGATCGGGTAGGTGCGTTTAATTTCCCGAATGTTAAAGAGTTGGTTGGCGGTGATGGAGGTGTTGAGATCGTTGAGGACGTAGATTCCATCCAGCCACAGGCGCATCAGAAAGACGGTGATACCTAGTATCACCGGCAGCCCTAATCCAACCCGAAACAGCAGCAGGGGGGCTGCCATGATCAGGGCAATCAACACAATCACTCGGCGCAGGGGCAGGATGCTTTGCAGCCACGTATACAGTGCGCCTAAAGCAGAACCAATTACGGCACCGGAGATATAAATCCACGGCAGCTGTTCTGCGCCATATTCGTCTAAGAACAGTCCAACTGTGCTGGCTTCTAGCCAGAGAACTCCCACAGAAGTTGCTGTGTAGAAGGCGAACATCAGGAAGGTTCGTTCTGCTTCCTCTGGCCGCAAATTCACCCACTGTAGAAGTATCTGCCCCCATCTTCCCCCAAACCGCTGATCTCTCAGTTCCATGCCCCGTTAATTCCTGTGTTGTAGATATCCGAAGATGGCTTTTGTGCTAGCTGTTCGGTCAGTCGGTCGGGGTTGGTTTTGCGGGTAAATTGTCTGCAATTGAGCCAAAATTGCGCTCTCACACTCGCCCGTACCAGTCAGATGTCTATTGTGCTATCAGTTGTTAGTTTTTTGTCACTGAACTCTGAATGCTTCACCAACCACGAACCGATGAGCTAACTTGCCTTTGGAGGATTCACCGGCATTGCTAGCTTCTGAGGAGGACAAACCGCCTTGTCGCGTTCCCCACTCGCCGGTAGGGGTGCGAGTGGCGCATCTATCTTAGGCAGCGCTATCGTCAAGGCGTAGCGCTGCCCACTTGTCCATCCCGCATTTGAGCCGGTGTCAGCTCTTGCTTATGCGACTGATGTTATTACTTTTTGGGGGAGAGCAACATCATCATACTACGCCCCTCTTTTTTGGGCGCTTGCTGAACTTCGGCGACTTCTTGCAAATCTGTTGCCATCCGCTTCAGTAAGTCTTCTGCCAAGTCTGTATGTTGAATTTCTCGGCCCCGGAACATAATGGTTGCTTTAACCTTATCTCCATCGTGCAGAAAGCGCTTTGCTTGATTGATCCGAACTTGGTAGTCGTGATCTTCAATCTTGTAGCGCATTTTCACTTCTTTGACTTCAGCAGTGTGTTGCTTTTTCTTAGCTTCGCGGGCTTTTTTCTCCTGTTCAAACTTAAACTTGCCGTAGTCCATAATCCGGCAAACGGGTGGATCTGCCTTGTCACTCACAAGCACGAGATCCAGTTCCTTTTCATAAGCTTGACGCAAAGCATCTTGCGGCGTCATGATTCCCAACTGTCCTCCGTCGGTATCAATAACGCGTATCTTGGGAAAGCGAATTCTTTCGTTAATTTGGGGTAAATCGCGATTCGGGCGTCTCTTTTCTATCACAGGCGTTATAAGGTATGAGGTGATGGGAGCTGTTAGTTAAGGGTTTGCGTGGGCTATTGGGTGAGTCAGTAAACGGCCTCAAACTTTTATCAAAAAATGTCATGATTGAGGCATTCATGAAGAAGGCGATTATTATACCGTATTCAATCCATGCACAATGTATGTGAACTTGTAATTGCCATTCTACTCAGTCTGACTG encodes:
- a CDS encoding tetratricopeptide repeat protein encodes the protein MSPYQAFHALRIPSGHNDVMASYNKNLECRPDGYWALYQRGNALRQTGLYEDALDSYEEALACRSDDYRAWHQRGNALAELGRYDDAIGSYDKALALKPAHYWSWYQRGHALRNAGRYYDAVASFNKALEIRPDDYWTLYHRASIFLYNLNRSQEALAGYDQALELRPNDYWSWYRRSIALFGLSHYQDAIASYDQALELRPRDYWATYRQGDALLGLGRYEDAIAGYDRAVEIQPDYPDAWVYRGLALQLSGRTCDAIASYDQALELDSYVSDAWYGKACCYASQGDVRQTIEHLQKVFELSQDEYRQQATAEPAFDAIRESEEFQALLQN
- a CDS encoding tetratricopeptide repeat protein, with amino-acid sequence MENLRSLEEALMQYDQQLTTHPDNYKAWNNRGVALEKLGRYEDAIASYDKALALQPDLPETWNNRGIALAELNRHQDALRCYDQALTLQPNLSQAWNNRGISLRKLGRYQAAVASHDKAIAIQPNDWQAWNNRGIALYESGRYRDALISYDKSLVIKPNNCETWTNRGNALGKLGRYENAIDSYGEALTIQPDQALIWYNKACCYALQRQVDLAIENLQTAINLNSERYIEMAKTDSDFDKIRRDVRFRVLLRGPVS
- a CDS encoding sucrose synthase — translated: MSDLLQIVIESSEKSDLRQFISDIRQQEKRYLLRNDILTAFANFCINYQKPEEFAHSSHLGKFISETQEIIIEEGSICLIVRPKIASQEIYRLTEDLKIDRLTAQELLDVRDLFVNHFHPNEGDVFEIDFGPFYDYSPTIRDPKNIGKGVQFLNRYLSSKLFQDPKQWLAALYDFLSVHRYNGIQLLINERIKNQQQLSDRIKQAIKFVGARPTDEPYENFRLDLQVMGFEPGWGNTAGRVRETLEILDELIDSPDDAVLEAFISRIPMIFRIVLVSVHGWFGQEGVLGRPDTGGQVVYVLDQAKSLETQLQEELSLAGLDALGVEPKVIILSRLIPNSDGTRCNQRLEKVHGTDNAWILRVPFRDFNSNITQHWISRFEIWPYLETYAIDAEKELLAEFQGRPDFIIGNYSDGNLVAFLLARRLKVTQCIVAHALEKSKYLFSNLYWQESENSYHFSLQFTVDLIAMNAANFVISSTYQEIVGTPDSVGQYESYKRFTMPDLYHVVNGIELFSPKFNVVPPGVNESVYFPYSRQEDRLSSVRERLEDLLFHQEDPAHIFGRLDDPSKRPLFSMARLDRIKNLTGLAECFGKSQALQERCNLILVAGKLHVNESTDHEELSEMEKLYRLIDEYNLHGRIRWLGVRLPKSDSGEIYRVIADHEGIFVQPALFEAFGLTILEAMICGVPTFGTQFGGPLEIIKDKVNGFYINPTNLEETAERILDFIAKCDQNPNYWHQISKAGIERVYSTYTWKIHTTRLLSLGKIYGFWNHTSKENREDMLRYIESLFYLLYKPRAKQLLEQHQQR
- a CDS encoding carboxypeptidase M32, whose product is MKSLEKSDPKFLELNTRLTEIDDIESAAALLHWDQATYMPAGGAPARGRQLATLRQIAHEKFTDPVIGQLLEDLKPYEDSLSYDSNEASLIRIARLSYNRSVCVPASFMAELSQHRSASYEAWAKARPANDFTIVQPYLEKTLDLSRELAGFFPGYEHIADPLIDFSDADMKASTLRQIFSRLRQELVPIVEQITSQPAADDAFLHQHFPETKQLEFSRRIIERIGYDFKRGRQDKTLHPFMTRFSTGDVRITTRVYENDLGQGLFSSIHEAGHAMYEQGISREFEGTPLASGVSSGVHESQSRLWENLVGRSRGFWECFYPQLQGVFLRELGNISIHKFYRAINKVARSLIRTDADEVTYNLHVTIRFDLELAMLEGSLSVRDLPEAWNERYRSDLGLVPATDSEGVMQDVHWYSGVIGGMFQGYTLGNLMSAQFYETALNINPEIPVDIERGNFTSLHQWLQENIYQHGRKYTADELLERVTGSPLSVEPFIRYIRGKYSELYPM
- a CDS encoding PIN domain-containing protein, which translates into the protein MKSRILRVYADTSVFCGICDEEFEQASRAFFRQVQSGRFRLVTSVVVQNEIESAPAEVQELFEKILGIAGIVNLTESVLLLQQAYLDAAIVTPTLAIDALHVAMATVSECSALVSWDFKHITHFKKIRLYNAINLLEGYSQIAIYSPLQVIPYEDEQEI